One segment of Stomatobaculum sp. F0698 DNA contains the following:
- a CDS encoding S1C family serine protease has translation MYESNDTYSNFNNFPYDSSAKQSADPYNTVSDETYYSAGSGTGAPEKPKKGSGLAKKLGTAAACALVFGAVAGVTMGTVSRAVMPKNAVAKAESSVAAEMVPSVTKTATESESAPSGTSTEGSSLDVSAIVEKAMPSVVAIDVKGEQKVSDIFGRTASYETSGAGSGILIGENEEEYLIVTNNHVIENTTSVKVQFIDGKSVDAEMKGTDAGKDVAVIAVKKSDVPEETKSKIAIAEIGSSDDLKVGQGVVAIGNALGYGQSVTVGYVSAKGRSITARDGSTGESTTVENLLQTDAAINPGNSGGALLNMQGQVIGINESKSVDTKVEGMGYAIPISSVTELINTLSLQKTRGTVAEANRGYIGFQGQNVDNEAAQKFNMPVGIFVYKILDGGAAAESELQENDIITKFEGQSVSSIEELKDKLTRYEQGETVTLTVKRPGNKGYEEKEISITLKGQSSLKRTNTESKEESQDKEAESQESLPKGIIPENGDESEEGSLFPFFR, from the coding sequence ATGTACGAGTCGAATGATACCTACAGCAATTTCAATAATTTTCCCTATGACAGCAGCGCGAAGCAGAGCGCAGATCCTTATAACACGGTTTCGGATGAGACTTATTACAGCGCGGGCAGCGGCACGGGAGCGCCCGAGAAACCGAAAAAGGGCAGCGGTCTCGCAAAGAAGCTCGGCACGGCGGCGGCCTGTGCGCTGGTTTTCGGCGCGGTTGCGGGTGTCACAATGGGTACGGTGAGCCGCGCGGTCATGCCGAAGAATGCCGTGGCTAAGGCGGAGAGCAGCGTTGCGGCCGAGATGGTTCCGAGTGTGACCAAGACAGCGACCGAAAGCGAGAGTGCTCCGAGCGGTACGAGCACGGAGGGCAGCAGCCTGGATGTCTCCGCCATCGTCGAAAAGGCCATGCCCTCGGTCGTGGCCATCGATGTGAAGGGGGAGCAGAAGGTCAGCGATATCTTTGGGCGCACGGCCTCCTATGAGACCTCGGGCGCGGGCTCGGGCATTCTCATCGGTGAGAACGAAGAGGAGTATCTGATTGTCACGAACAACCACGTGATCGAGAATACGACGAGCGTCAAGGTGCAGTTCATCGACGGCAAGAGTGTGGATGCGGAGATGAAGGGGACCGATGCCGGCAAGGACGTTGCGGTGATTGCGGTCAAAAAGTCGGATGTGCCGGAGGAGACCAAGTCGAAGATTGCGATTGCCGAAATCGGCAGTTCGGATGATTTGAAGGTCGGACAGGGCGTTGTGGCCATCGGCAATGCGCTCGGCTACGGCCAGTCGGTCACCGTCGGCTATGTCAGCGCCAAGGGGCGCAGCATCACCGCGCGGGACGGTTCGACCGGTGAGAGCACGACGGTTGAGAATCTCCTGCAGACCGATGCCGCGATCAATCCCGGCAACTCGGGCGGCGCGCTCCTCAATATGCAGGGGCAGGTCATCGGTATCAACGAGTCGAAGAGCGTGGACACGAAGGTCGAGGGCATGGGCTATGCAATCCCGATTTCCAGCGTGACCGAGCTCATCAATACCCTCTCCCTGCAGAAGACAAGGGGCACGGTCGCGGAGGCGAATCGCGGCTACATCGGTTTCCAGGGCCAGAACGTGGACAATGAGGCCGCGCAGAAGTTTAACATGCCGGTCGGCATCTTTGTCTACAAGATACTGGACGGCGGTGCCGCGGCGGAGTCCGAGCTGCAGGAGAACGATATCATTACCAAGTTCGAGGGACAGAGCGTCTCCTCGATCGAGGAACTCAAGGATAAGTTAACCCGCTACGAGCAGGGCGAGACAGTGACTTTGACGGTCAAGCGCCCGGGCAACAAGGGCTACGAAGAGAAGGAAATCAGTATCACACTGAAGGGCCAGAGCAGTTTGAAGCGCACAAACACAGAGAGCAAGGAAGAGAGTCAGGATAAGGAGGCGGAATCACAGGAAAGCTTACCGAAGGGCATCATTCCCGAGAACGGGGATGAGAGTGAGGAAGGCAGTTTATTCCCCTTCTTCCGCTAA
- the arcC gene encoding carbamate kinase gives MSKKRLVLSLGHKDLGTNLPEQKAAVAKTAPIIADFVEEGWQVAVTHSNAPQVGMIHGALSEFAARHEGYTPSPLSVCSAMSQGYIGYDLQNGLRSELLSRGIYKCVSTIMTEVTVDPYDEAFYQPLKTIGRFMTKEEAETEEAKGNHTVEVPGKGYQRIVPAPNPVAIVEIDAIKALLDADQVVICCGGGGVPVLEQGTVLRGASAVIEKDLTSGLLAREVDADVLLILTAVDNVTLNFGTPAEEAISEMSIADAKAYMEAGQFEFKSMLPKVKAAVDFVSAGKNRAAIITSLAKARQALRGKAGTRIS, from the coding sequence ATGTCTAAAAAGCGTCTGGTGCTCTCACTCGGCCACAAGGATCTCGGCACCAATCTGCCGGAGCAAAAAGCGGCCGTCGCGAAGACAGCGCCTATCATCGCAGATTTTGTCGAGGAGGGCTGGCAGGTCGCCGTGACCCACTCCAACGCGCCTCAGGTCGGCATGATTCACGGCGCTCTCTCCGAGTTTGCGGCGCGCCACGAGGGCTACACCCCTTCGCCGCTCTCGGTCTGCTCGGCCATGAGCCAGGGTTACATCGGCTACGACCTGCAGAACGGACTCCGCTCGGAACTTCTGTCCCGCGGCATTTATAAGTGTGTCTCGACCATCATGACCGAGGTTACGGTGGATCCCTATGACGAGGCCTTCTATCAGCCCCTGAAAACCATAGGCCGCTTCATGACGAAGGAAGAGGCCGAGACCGAGGAAGCAAAGGGCAACCACACAGTCGAAGTTCCCGGCAAGGGCTATCAGCGCATTGTCCCCGCGCCGAATCCGGTCGCCATCGTTGAAATCGATGCGATCAAGGCGCTCCTCGACGCGGACCAGGTGGTCATCTGCTGCGGCGGCGGCGGTGTCCCGGTGCTTGAGCAGGGCACGGTGCTCCGCGGTGCCAGTGCCGTCATCGAGAAGGATCTGACTTCCGGCCTCCTCGCGCGGGAAGTGGATGCGGATGTGCTCCTCATCTTAACCGCCGTCGACAATGTGACCCTGAACTTCGGCACCCCGGCCGAAGAAGCCATCTCCGAGATGAGCATTGCGGATGCCAAGGCCTACATGGAAGCCGGTCAGTTTGAATTTAAGAGCATGCTCCCGAAGGTCAAGGCAGCGGTCGATTTTGTGAGCGCGGGCAAGAACCGCGCCGCGATCATCACGAGCCTCGCAAAGGCGCGACAGGCACTCCGCGGCAAGGCGGGCACTCGCATCTCCTAA
- a CDS encoding nucleotide disphospho-sugar-binding domain-containing protein produces MEGKKRRILMVNLPYSGHTNPSLGLVRCLVEAGHEVDYVQAESFRAQVEASGARFVPYDAPPNSFVPALNEVLNWGAAYRTVRRIGANYDCLIYELLFFPGKALAAELGIPSYRLISTFALNRNLLRVLGKTGGPYLTALFRSERLCTALSSLFLPKFSLREKNLAEALVSEAPPHNFIYTLREFQPEEACFPESNYHFVGPAVDDRGEAPFSFGESGNPLVYISFGTLMHADKRFFEKLIAVFAGKRVEVICAVGSEKLVRALGDLPQNVRVYARVPQLTVLRRASLFVTHGGMNSVNEALYYGVPMIVIPFGLDQPLVGRELQRHKLGRVIEPRELKAARLWRTVKDLLRDPEARKARTEMKRKAQASGGNREAAKRILEDLAARERKGRTE; encoded by the coding sequence ATGGAAGGCAAAAAGAGACGTATTTTGATGGTGAACCTGCCCTATTCGGGGCACACAAACCCCTCGCTCGGCCTGGTGCGCTGCCTCGTCGAGGCGGGACATGAGGTGGACTATGTGCAGGCGGAGTCTTTTCGCGCACAGGTGGAGGCGAGCGGCGCGCGCTTTGTCCCCTACGATGCGCCGCCGAACAGCTTCGTTCCTGCGCTGAACGAAGTGCTGAACTGGGGGGCGGCTTACCGCACCGTGCGGCGTATCGGCGCGAACTACGACTGCCTGATCTATGAACTCCTCTTTTTCCCGGGGAAGGCGCTCGCGGCGGAACTCGGCATCCCCTCGTATCGGCTGATTTCCACCTTTGCGCTGAACCGGAACTTACTCCGCGTGCTCGGAAAAACCGGCGGCCCTTATTTGACGGCGCTGTTTCGCTCGGAGCGGCTTTGCACGGCACTGAGCAGCCTCTTTCTCCCGAAGTTTTCGCTACGGGAGAAGAACCTCGCGGAAGCCTTGGTGAGTGAAGCACCGCCGCACAATTTTATCTACACCCTGCGGGAGTTTCAGCCGGAGGAAGCGTGTTTTCCGGAGTCAAACTATCACTTTGTGGGACCCGCGGTCGATGACAGAGGGGAAGCGCCGTTTTCCTTCGGAGAGAGCGGAAATCCCCTTGTCTATATTTCCTTCGGAACCCTGATGCATGCGGACAAGCGCTTCTTTGAGAAGCTGATTGCGGTCTTCGCCGGGAAACGGGTTGAAGTGATATGCGCGGTGGGCAGCGAAAAGCTGGTGCGCGCCCTCGGGGACTTGCCGCAAAACGTGCGGGTTTACGCGCGGGTGCCGCAGCTCACAGTACTGCGCCGCGCCTCTCTTTTCGTGACCCACGGCGGGATGAACAGCGTGAATGAGGCGCTCTACTACGGGGTCCCGATGATTGTAATTCCCTTCGGTCTGGACCAGCCGCTCGTCGGGCGGGAGCTTCAAAGACATAAGCTCGGGCGGGTCATAGAGCCGCGGGAACTCAAAGCCGCACGGCTTTGGCGCACGGTCAAGGACTTACTGAGGGACCCCGAAGCTAGGAAAGCGCGGACTGAAATGAAGCGAAAAGCGCAGGCGAGCGGCGGAAACCGAGAGGCGGCAAAACGTATTTTGGAAGATTTGGCGGCTCGGGAGCGGAAGGGAAGAACGGAATGA
- a CDS encoding CPBP family intramembrane glutamic endopeptidase, translated as MSGMSAIGKRSGIADLLAVFFLPLAANLSASLLLKLVPGAETALRFNALCQGCLLLFSFVRYRQGGSDGPREKRRFPLFEFAGTLFLYLLLIFLLFRSGYAASDRNYQTALRSLGGDGERAALIFYALCGAAAEELLFRGILERGLAVFLKRRWLTACIAALLFALYHGNLTQGLLAFPLGLAFSRLKARGSLRAALAAHLSINLLALIV; from the coding sequence ATGAGCGGAATGTCGGCAATCGGTAAGCGGAGCGGCATCGCGGATTTACTTGCGGTCTTTTTCCTGCCGCTCGCCGCGAATCTCTCGGCCTCGCTGCTGCTGAAACTTGTGCCGGGCGCGGAGACAGCGCTTCGCTTTAATGCGCTCTGTCAGGGCTGTCTCCTCCTCTTTTCGTTTGTTCGGTACCGGCAGGGCGGTAGCGACGGTCCGCGGGAAAAAAGGCGCTTTCCGCTCTTTGAGTTTGCGGGGACACTCTTCCTCTACCTGTTGCTTATCTTTCTGCTCTTCCGAAGCGGCTATGCGGCTTCGGACCGCAACTATCAGACCGCGCTCCGAAGCCTCGGCGGAGACGGCGAACGGGCCGCGCTGATTTTCTATGCGCTCTGCGGCGCGGCCGCCGAGGAACTCTTGTTCCGCGGTATTTTGGAGCGCGGCCTCGCGGTCTTTTTGAAGCGGAGGTGGCTTACTGCCTGTATCGCAGCGCTTCTCTTCGCGCTCTACCACGGCAACCTCACCCAGGGGCTCCTTGCGTTTCCGTTGGGCCTTGCCTTTTCCCGGCTGAAAGCGCGCGGCAGCTTACGGGCCGCGCTTGCGGCGCACCTCAGCATCAATCTCCTGGCCCTTATTGTCTAG
- a CDS encoding glycosyltransferase family 2 protein: MKLLSIAVPCYNSAAYMDRCIRSLLHGGDEVEILIVDDGSQKDNTGEIADRYEREYPNICRALHQVNGGHGAAVMTGLKNASGVFFKVVDSDDWVDPESYDKILSTLRDFTAKNTQLDLLISNFVYEKEGAAHKRVMNYRKVLPQEKLIGWDEIGHFLPGQYILMHSVIYRTALLRDCGLSLPAHTFYVDNIFVYQPLPSVKTLYYLDVNFYRYYIGREDQSVNEQVMIGRIDQQLRVTRLMLESYDPYKIPAKKLRRYMILYLEIMMTICSILAIKSELPENLEKKKEIWKFLKELNPRLYFRIRFGFLGQSMNLPGKGGRKISIAGYKIAQKFYGFN; encoded by the coding sequence ATGAAGCTATTGAGTATTGCGGTGCCCTGTTACAACAGCGCCGCTTATATGGACCGCTGCATCCGCTCTCTCTTGCACGGCGGCGACGAGGTCGAAATTTTAATCGTCGACGACGGCTCGCAGAAGGACAACACCGGAGAAATCGCGGACCGCTACGAGCGGGAGTATCCGAATATCTGCCGCGCCCTGCACCAGGTGAACGGCGGACACGGCGCTGCGGTCATGACCGGTCTCAAAAATGCGAGCGGCGTCTTTTTTAAGGTGGTCGATTCCGATGACTGGGTCGATCCCGAGAGCTACGACAAGATTCTTTCGACCCTCCGCGACTTTACGGCAAAGAACACGCAGCTGGATCTTCTGATCAGCAACTTTGTCTACGAGAAGGAGGGCGCCGCGCATAAGCGCGTCATGAACTACAGAAAGGTGCTGCCGCAGGAGAAGTTAATCGGCTGGGACGAGATCGGGCACTTCCTGCCGGGCCAGTACATTCTCATGCACTCCGTCATCTACCGCACGGCCCTGCTCCGCGACTGCGGGCTCTCGCTGCCGGCACACACCTTCTATGTGGACAATATCTTTGTCTACCAGCCGCTGCCGAGCGTGAAGACCCTCTACTACCTCGATGTAAACTTCTACCGTTACTACATCGGCAGAGAGGATCAGTCGGTCAACGAGCAGGTCATGATAGGGCGCATCGATCAGCAGCTCCGCGTGACGAGGCTTATGCTCGAGAGCTACGACCCCTACAAGATTCCGGCGAAGAAGCTAAGACGCTATATGATACTCTATCTTGAGATCATGATGACCATATGCTCGATTCTCGCGATCAAGTCGGAGCTCCCCGAGAACCTCGAGAAGAAGAAGGAGATTTGGAAGTTCTTAAAGGAACTGAATCCGCGTCTCTACTTCCGTATCCGCTTCGGCTTCCTCGGACAGAGCATGAATCTTCCGGGCAAGGGCGGCAGAAAAATCAGCATTGCGGGCTATAAAATCGCACAGAAGTTCTACGGCTTTAACTAA
- a CDS encoding phosphatase PAP2 family protein, producing the protein MDQNKTNYSPAHILAREHLFTVICLYTVFYIFWFRHLEQTVSGDYLIMHTKVDEWIPFLPVFIVPYLLWFLYIFAALVYFSRADKDEAADLCLFLALGMTSSLLICTLFPNGTDLRIAANPANGFFEHLVWMIQRTDTPTNVFPSIHVFNALAVHAAVARSKTLRRHPLVQGLSLLLMVSICLSTVFLKQHSVLDVLGALLLGYFVYAVIYEQSEMPALVPAGADGFFRRKKKATRAYQAFSEKNRK; encoded by the coding sequence TTGGATCAGAACAAAACGAATTACTCTCCCGCCCATATCCTTGCGAGAGAACATCTCTTCACCGTCATCTGTCTCTACACCGTCTTCTACATTTTCTGGTTCCGCCACCTGGAGCAGACGGTGTCCGGGGATTACCTCATCATGCACACCAAGGTCGACGAGTGGATTCCCTTCCTGCCGGTGTTCATTGTCCCCTACCTGCTCTGGTTTCTCTACATCTTCGCCGCGCTGGTCTATTTCAGCCGGGCGGATAAGGATGAGGCCGCGGACCTCTGCCTCTTTTTGGCGCTCGGCATGACGAGCTCGCTCTTAATCTGTACGCTCTTTCCGAACGGCACCGACCTCCGCATCGCGGCGAATCCCGCAAACGGCTTTTTTGAACACCTGGTTTGGATGATACAGCGCACCGATACCCCCACCAATGTGTTCCCGAGCATTCACGTCTTCAACGCGCTCGCGGTCCACGCGGCGGTCGCGCGAAGCAAGACGCTGCGCCGCCATCCCTTGGTGCAGGGGCTCTCCCTGCTGCTCATGGTTTCCATCTGCCTCTCGACCGTTTTCTTAAAACAGCACTCGGTGCTCGATGTCCTCGGGGCTCTTTTACTCGGCTACTTTGTCTACGCCGTCATTTATGAGCAGAGCGAGATGCCCGCTCTCGTCCCCGCCGGCGCGGACGGCTTCTTCCGCCGAAAGAAAAAGGCGACGCGCGCGTATCAAGCCTTCAGCGAAAAAAACAGAAAATAA
- a CDS encoding diacylglycerol/lipid kinase family protein: MVPREPVTAESEGISMLIFLVNPNAGGARGYRVFKKLERRLLRTKTAYQVYVTGGPGEARQLAARLSAEYEGESLTLVAVGGDGMLNEVLNGARLSERLRFGFIPVGRDSDFARGLRLPRTPLGCLKRILAPREERELDYGVAEFGGDEPSHHRFLVSCGMGFDAEWLAKLYELEQRNGRRSRLIRGGLRLLVGFRALLRAHCTRGYFETDSGQRVEFGHLFLLSAQLYATEAGGIRLVNKVPPTDGLLTVAVLNTRSRLQQARLLLLPRRKAPESYAGVRVYRCREFRLFLDEALPLHADGEGLGGRRELTLRCVRRRLRFLC; this comes from the coding sequence ATGGTGCCGCGAGAGCCGGTTACGGCAGAGAGCGAGGGCATTTCGATGCTGATCTTTTTGGTGAATCCGAATGCGGGCGGTGCGCGTGGCTACCGCGTCTTTAAGAAATTGGAGCGACGGCTGCTCCGCACGAAGACGGCCTATCAGGTCTATGTGACGGGCGGCCCCGGGGAGGCGAGACAGCTTGCGGCGCGGCTCAGCGCCGAGTATGAAGGAGAGAGCCTCACGCTGGTCGCGGTGGGCGGCGACGGCATGCTAAACGAGGTGCTGAACGGCGCCCGACTCTCGGAGCGGCTTCGCTTCGGTTTTATTCCGGTGGGGCGCGATTCGGATTTTGCGCGCGGGCTTAGGCTTCCGCGGACGCCGCTCGGCTGTCTGAAGCGCATACTCGCGCCCCGCGAAGAGCGGGAGCTGGATTACGGGGTCGCGGAATTCGGGGGCGATGAGCCCTCGCATCACCGCTTTCTGGTGAGTTGCGGCATGGGTTTCGATGCGGAGTGGCTCGCAAAACTCTATGAGCTGGAGCAAAGAAACGGAAGGCGTTCGCGCCTCATCCGGGGAGGCTTACGACTTCTGGTCGGCTTCCGCGCCCTGTTACGCGCACACTGTACGCGGGGCTACTTTGAGACGGACAGCGGACAGCGGGTCGAATTCGGGCATCTCTTTTTGCTCAGCGCTCAACTCTATGCCACCGAAGCCGGTGGCATACGCCTCGTAAACAAGGTGCCGCCGACGGACGGGCTTCTGACGGTCGCGGTGCTGAATACGCGCAGTCGCCTGCAGCAGGCAAGACTGTTGCTATTGCCGCGGCGCAAAGCGCCGGAGTCCTATGCGGGGGTCCGCGTGTACCGTTGCCGGGAGTTTCGTCTCTTTCTCGATGAGGCGTTGCCGCTGCATGCGGACGGCGAGGGACTGGGCGGCAGAAGGGAACTCACGCTGCGCTGTGTCAGACGGCGTTTACGCTTTCTCTGTTGA
- the ispF gene encoding 2-C-methyl-D-erythritol 2,4-cyclodiphosphate synthase translates to MRIGQGYDVHRLVAERPLILGGIEIPYEKGLLGHSDADVLLHAISDALLGAAALGDIGAHFPDSDPAYRGADSAELLRAVGNLIRAAGYEIGNIDSTVVCQAPKLAPHIASMRARIAEVLALPTEAVSVKASTEEHMGFTGRGEGIAAHAVCFLTERTR, encoded by the coding sequence ATGAGAATCGGACAGGGTTACGATGTACACCGCCTGGTTGCGGAGCGCCCCCTCATCCTCGGGGGCATTGAAATTCCCTATGAGAAGGGGCTGCTCGGGCACAGCGATGCGGATGTACTCCTGCATGCGATTTCCGACGCGCTGCTCGGTGCGGCGGCGCTCGGCGATATCGGCGCGCATTTCCCGGACAGCGATCCGGCTTACCGGGGCGCGGACAGCGCGGAACTTCTTCGCGCGGTCGGGAACTTGATTCGCGCGGCAGGCTATGAGATCGGAAACATTGACAGCACGGTGGTCTGCCAGGCGCCGAAGCTCGCGCCGCACATTGCTTCGATGCGGGCGCGGATTGCGGAGGTGCTTGCGCTCCCGACAGAAGCGGTGAGCGTCAAGGCGAGCACCGAGGAACATATGGGCTTTACAGGGAGAGGAGAGGGCATTGCGGCACATGCCGTCTGCTTTTTAACGGAGAGAACGAGATGA
- the cysS gene encoding cysteine--tRNA ligase, whose translation MKIYDTMTRFKEEFKTIEPGKVRMYVCGPTVYNLIHIGNARPMIFFDTVRRYLEYRGYEVNFVSNFTDVDDKIIKAAVEEGVDASVISERYIAECKKDMAGMNVRPASYHPRATEEIDGMIAMIQDLIDNGHAYVAEDGTVYYRVSSFPDYGKLSHKNVEENQAGLRTLKVRGEEAKEDPNDFVLWKPKKEGEPYWESPWCEGRPGWHIECSVMSKKYLGESIDIHGGGEDLVFPHHENEIAQSEAVSGKQFVRYWMHNAFLNIDNIKMSKSLGNFKTVRQISEEYDLQVLRFFMLSAHYRSPLNFSREMMDGAKASLDRILTAMDHLRDCLAGATERELTDTETSELAAFDALREKFEAAMDDDFNTADAISAVFEMVKRANITVTKESAAAYIRSVKELLEKLLEVLGIHAERKEESLDARVEALIEERQTARKEKNYARADEIRAELTAMGILLEDTKEGVKWKRA comes from the coding sequence ATGAAAATTTACGATACCATGACACGTTTCAAAGAAGAATTTAAGACCATCGAGCCGGGCAAGGTCAGGATGTATGTCTGCGGTCCGACGGTATACAATCTGATCCACATTGGCAACGCGCGCCCCATGATCTTTTTCGACACGGTGCGGCGCTATCTCGAGTACAGGGGCTACGAAGTGAACTTTGTCTCGAACTTCACCGACGTGGATGACAAGATCATCAAGGCGGCGGTCGAAGAGGGCGTGGACGCCTCCGTGATCTCCGAGCGCTACATTGCGGAGTGCAAGAAGGACATGGCCGGCATGAATGTGCGCCCGGCGAGCTACCATCCCCGCGCGACCGAGGAAATCGACGGGATGATCGCGATGATTCAGGATTTGATCGACAACGGTCACGCCTATGTCGCGGAGGACGGCACGGTCTACTACCGCGTGAGCAGCTTCCCGGACTACGGTAAGCTCTCCCACAAGAATGTCGAAGAGAATCAGGCGGGCTTAAGAACCCTCAAGGTGCGCGGCGAGGAGGCAAAGGAAGATCCGAACGACTTTGTGCTCTGGAAGCCGAAGAAGGAAGGTGAGCCGTACTGGGAGTCGCCCTGGTGCGAGGGGCGTCCGGGCTGGCACATTGAGTGCTCGGTCATGAGTAAGAAGTACCTCGGCGAGTCGATCGACATCCACGGCGGCGGCGAGGACTTAGTGTTCCCGCACCACGAGAATGAGATTGCGCAGTCCGAGGCGGTGAGCGGCAAGCAGTTTGTGCGCTACTGGATGCACAATGCTTTCCTGAACATCGACAACATCAAAATGTCCAAGTCGCTCGGAAACTTCAAAACCGTGCGACAGATCAGCGAGGAGTACGATCTCCAGGTGCTCCGCTTCTTCATGCTCTCGGCGCACTACAGAAGTCCGCTGAACTTCTCGCGGGAGATGATGGACGGCGCGAAGGCGAGCCTGGACCGCATTCTGACCGCGATGGATCATCTTCGCGATTGCCTCGCCGGGGCTACGGAGAGAGAGCTCACGGACACGGAGACATCGGAGCTCGCGGCCTTCGATGCGCTGCGGGAAAAATTTGAGGCGGCCATGGATGACGACTTCAACACGGCCGATGCGATCAGCGCGGTCTTCGAGATGGTAAAGCGCGCCAACATCACGGTCACGAAGGAGAGCGCGGCCGCTTACATCCGTAGCGTAAAGGAGCTTTTGGAAAAGCTGCTCGAGGTGCTCGGCATTCACGCAGAGCGAAAGGAAGAGAGTCTGGATGCCCGCGTCGAGGCCTTGATCGAGGAGCGTCAGACCGCGCGCAAGGAGAAGAACTACGCGCGGGCGGATGAGATTCGCGCGGAACTCACGGCGATGGGCATACTCCTCGAGGACACCAAAGAGGGCGTCAAGTGGAAGAGAGCGTAA
- a CDS encoding Mini-ribonuclease 3, translating into MEESVKQAAQFSPLVLAYLGDAVYELYIRERIVAGGNQPVNRMHGKAVHFVKAETQAKLLRYLEAELTEAESGIVRRGRNAHANTMAKNASMIDYRRATAFEALVGYWKLSGQEERFRALLNQALAALEEEERQAHERKRN; encoded by the coding sequence GTGGAAGAGAGCGTAAAGCAGGCAGCGCAGTTTTCGCCGCTGGTGCTCGCCTACCTCGGCGATGCGGTCTATGAGCTCTATATTCGAGAGCGCATTGTCGCGGGGGGAAATCAGCCGGTGAACCGCATGCACGGCAAGGCGGTGCACTTTGTGAAGGCGGAGACCCAGGCAAAGCTTCTGCGCTATCTGGAAGCAGAGCTCACGGAGGCGGAGAGCGGCATTGTGCGCCGCGGGCGCAATGCCCACGCGAACACGATGGCAAAAAATGCGAGCATGATAGACTACCGCCGCGCAACCGCGTTTGAGGCGCTGGTCGGCTATTGGAAGCTCAGCGGGCAGGAGGAGCGCTTCCGGGCGCTGCTGAATCAGGCGCTCGCGGCGCTCGAGGAAGAGGAGAGACAGGCGCATGAACGAAAACGCAATTGA
- the rlmB gene encoding 23S rRNA (guanosine(2251)-2'-O)-methyltransferase RlmB, with product MNENAIEGRNAVLEAFRAGKTVDKLYVQEGLKDGPILSIVREAKKQGSRILYSDKESLNRMSEDGKHQGVIAMVASYAYAELGDILASAREKGEDPFLILLDGIEDPYNLGAIIRTANQVGAHGVVINKNRAVGLTASVARTSAGALNYTPVAKVTNMARTIEELKKEGLWFAAADMDGEEMYRINLKGPLGLVIGNEGKGVSELVRKKCDFTARIPMLGQIDSLNASVAAGVLAYEVLRQRRSS from the coding sequence ATGAACGAAAACGCAATTGAGGGGCGCAATGCCGTTTTGGAGGCATTTCGCGCGGGAAAGACGGTTGACAAGCTTTACGTGCAGGAGGGCTTAAAGGACGGCCCGATTTTGAGCATCGTGCGGGAGGCAAAGAAGCAGGGCAGTCGCATTCTCTATTCGGACAAAGAGAGTTTGAATCGCATGAGCGAAGACGGGAAGCACCAGGGCGTCATCGCGATGGTTGCGAGCTATGCCTATGCGGAGCTCGGCGATATTCTCGCAAGCGCGCGGGAAAAGGGCGAAGATCCCTTCCTGATTCTGCTCGACGGCATCGAGGACCCCTATAATCTCGGTGCGATTATCCGCACCGCGAATCAGGTCGGCGCACACGGCGTTGTCATCAACAAGAACCGTGCGGTCGGGCTCACAGCGAGTGTCGCGAGAACCTCCGCGGGGGCGTTGAATTATACGCCGGTCGCAAAGGTCACGAACATGGCGAGAACCATAGAGGAACTGAAAAAAGAGGGTCTCTGGTTTGCCGCTGCGGATATGGACGGCGAGGAGATGTATCGCATCAACCTGAAGGGGCCGCTGGGCCTTGTGATCGGCAACGAGGGCAAGGGCGTCTCGGAGCTTGTCCGGAAAAAATGTGATTTTACGGCGCGCATCCCCATGCTGGGACAGATCGATTCGCTGAACGCGAGTGTCGCAGCCGGTGTGCTCGCCTATGAGGTACTGCGGCAGCGCCGCAGCTCGTAA